The Populus trichocarpa isolate Nisqually-1 chromosome 18, P.trichocarpa_v4.1, whole genome shotgun sequence genomic interval AAAGTCTAATGGTAGCAGGCATGCAACAGAATTCCACTGAGAATCTactaatacaaggaaaaaaaaagttaaacacgAAATCAAATTAGAACTGTAAAGCactgattttttaaactataaaattcgATCGATCGATTTGGCACTAAACGAGAATTCGGAAATAAGGAAATtgcaagagagagggagagaggaagaaaggaagagagagggagaaaggaagaaatgaagagagaggaagaaagtAACTTACAGTGAAATGGAAGTTTGGGGTTTAGGTAATTAAGGAGGAAGATGAAGTAGAAATGAAGTTAGacagagagagagcgagagactTGAGTTTTtacagggagagagagggagagttgCAATTAGGCGCGATTATTTAGAGAGGAAGAGAGGAAATCggagatactttttttttacaggaaATTGACCCAAGCAAGAAGAGTACATACTGAAAGACAGAAGGCGAAGGAGTCAATAATGTCTCGCACTTTTTCAGTTACTGAATTGCCCCTCTCTTCTTTGGCAGCTCATCTGCAGTCCGCTTGCTTCTGGCAAcggcaaaataaaataattttcgaGTCACTtttaaacaaaagaagaaaaggaaccgGATAAATTTATACTTATTATTTCCTATCAAATTATTAAGTTGGGAAAAGATTtggattattaaattaatatatgaattattagattaattatttttattaaaataatatctttttatttaaaaaaatcatttatataacTTGACCAAGATTTAACTAAAAATCTATTaagtaattcaattttatttttattgtattaatttttattcaacttaattaaaaatctaattcgAGTTATTCTTTAAATTCTTGACTGACTAGATTAACTCATTGAACCAATTATGATTAGCAAGTATTAAATTTTAAGCTTCTTGTTTGAGCAGCAAGtcttaaaagaatatatatttttaaatttttaaattattttgatgaagtaagaaaaataaatttttaaaaataaaaaatatcattttaatttatttataaataaaaaatacttccaaAACCAATGTCATAAATGTTGaaaatgaaatcagaaaaagatGCTCGCATAGAATAAAAATGttactgtttaaaaaaaaaaaaagcataactaCAAACCAGGCCCCTGCCTATATGATGATTGATGAATCAATTCCCAGTCTTCAAaggtttgctaattttttttctcacctttCTTTGGtttaaaaagtttgtttttgaaggtttttagaaatatggtaataattatttttaaaaatatttttattttaaaatatataaaaataatttttttatttttaaaaaattatttttaacatcattatatcaaaataattaaaaattaaaattaaaaaaattattgctttCTCGTAGCATTACCCGAAAGAATATTGTAAAGATGAACACGGAGTTATACGtggctgagagagagagagagagagagacttgatTTGGAGatgttttaaaggtaaatttaaaattttatctcaaAATTAGCGTGAAATAAAGTACTTAGTGATAGTTTGAAACgcgtttttaaaaatttaaaaagaaattattaaaaattaatttttttatgtgttttaaatcattttgatgtgttgatctcgttaatttcaaaaataattttttaaaattaaaaaaatattatttcgatacatttcaaaacaaaaaacactttaaaaaacaaccgcaaccacattcTCGAATAGTTAATTCACTTGCTAATATGTAAATTTTATTACacgtttattttttaaccaggatgtataaattaaataaaaggaacCAGAAACAAATAGTACTATTATAACATTTCGATTTTAAAAAAACGAgtgtatatttaaaaatacaacgtccatttttaataataaaaactgaaGGAACAATAACAAAAGATCTAGATGTTAAAGTACGTAGATGTAGAGTAATCTAGTTGCGGGTATGGGTGTTAGCTGGGTCAGCGATACCAGCTGTGACTTTGGAAACATCTAATGCAGAGGCTTCAGGCTGCTTCTTCGAGTACAAAACGAAGTAGCCAAGAGTGGCGACAAGAGCAACACCACCAATGGCCATTTTCATTGGACACAGAGACAGTTTGCGACGGTGGTGAAGCACCTCTGTTGAATGCTGTGCTGCTTGATCTGACCCTGCCATGTTTCTCTATATTATCTTCGTTggtttcttcccttttttcttgtttttggctTGTGAAAGCTTTAACTTCCGTCTGGTGATTTGCTGTGAATGTTGCAAGTTTTAGACATTGAAAGAGGAAGCGAAAGGAAAAGGTAAATGGATATGGAGAGAATGTTTAGTTGAAAATTTCAGCGTGGACAAGTGGCATTGACCCATTGTGACAGACGATTTCTGTGTGAAAATTAGCAAAAGAATAGTTCCGATGTTAGAGAAGGGTGCTCAGTCTTGCTTACAATGTCACTCAACATATATGACATTGTTGGACTTCATTATTTCTGGCTCAACAATTATTAGTGCTGGACATAACGTGTCCTTGCCATCCATGGTTCGTGTAGCAGTGCATAGAGTTTGTAAAGCAATAGTAATTTTGACCATTGAATAGAATCAGAGATAGTTTGCGAGAGCCAATGGCCAAACTCAAGAAAACTGTTTCCATTTCCCGAAAGAATCTACGCGTGGTATTTCCTTCAAATATTTTACTTGCACTTTGCTACTTAAAAGAGTtgagaaaaataacttaaacaGCCATTTCAGCTTCTTTAACACTGGAAGGGATCCCAATATCCAATCTCATGGTTGATTTGTATTGGTCTGGTACAGCAGCACCAGCCTGAAAGCATATTTCCACAACAGCAGGGGCTTGTCCATAGAAATTCCTCAGCTCCCTTCGCAATGGCAGCCCAACCACATCAGGAACATGCCACACATATCTTGGCGGTATCAAGTCATCGAGCACTGCAGACTGCCAACCATGCTGTCCATTCCGTTGTTGGTGCTTGTGGGCCCCACAGTTCTGTGCCTTATGCCCACTAGGTCCCACATGCACCTCTGGGCAATATCCACAAGCTCTCACACGGTACATCTGCATTAACCTCTTGGCTCCTTTCCTCATCTTTTCCCATGCTCGTAGTGTTTCCTCAGCAAGcaaggttttttcttcttcattagcTGGGGCTACTGCTTCTGAGATGGATATTTCGGTTAATAATGGCTTTAGAGGAACCTCTAGGAGAGGTTCTGGCAGATCACTTTCATCTGCATCAGCAAATTCCCTTTTTCCGATGCGAATAATTGGTTTTCTCCTCCTTTTTGTTGGATATTCAGGAATGTGAACTCCAGCTTGGATACAGAGCTCCATTACTGCAGGAATTTGGAGGATTGAAAATCTCTCCTCATGAGTAATTCGTTTTCCAAGGCGGTCGTAAAGGTGGTAGGCTTCTACTGGCACAAGTACATCTTCAATGGCTGCATTTGTCCACTGATGAAGGCCATTGCGGAGGGTAGCACGTTTGCCTTTACACGACTTGAATGGATGTCCTTCCAGTCCCACATGGATTTCATCACACCACCTGCAAGAGGTATATAGTAGCCACTATAATATAGTATCCTTCAAACCATGAGAAGAAAGGTAAAGCCATATTCACCAAGAAGGTTGAATTTTGACGTGTGATAATCCTTTATCCAACCAACTTCAATGCATATATGCACAATAAAGATAAGAGTTCTTTGTTTCACACAgttaatttaccaacaaattgTATGCAGTAACAAATTAACTCATCAAAATTCACTATTACCATTTGCCTGCAAAGCACAAAATTCAAGATGCTTCATATCCATGCTAAAACTCCAAACACAAGTACAATATACAATTCCCTTTTATCTCTTTATATCATTTATTTCTCAATTGTCACTGAGAGCAGATGGCACCAGATCAACTTCTGTGCACAATGAACATTGACAAGCAATAAAATCTCCATTAGATGCAGTCATCTATAAAAGGACCAATGGAGACAACATATGACACACGAACcttatatatttctttagcATGGTGGGGCCAGAAGTTTATGGAAGGAACAGCATGAGTAAACAGAATTTTTTAGCCATACACAAGATTGGCCAACATGGCTAAAATTGCGCATGGGAGAGCAAGACATAACGTTCACTTAAAATAACCATTTTTCtgcaaataattatttgattggaTTACAAGATTGTAACCAAGAGTCATTGTTTTCAGAGActgagaagaggaagaaaattaCCCACATGCATGCACGGGAACCACTTTTAACAGTTTCCTGAGATTGTTAATCAATGTGATCCTTGCATTGAACACATCATAAGCAAGTGGTAAAAGGCTTTGAACGATCAACCCTTTCTTTGGAGGTGGCACCCGTCCTTTAGGTTGGCCTTTACTCTTCTTGAGCCTCTCCCTTGCAGCTCGTCTCAACTCAACTATGGGTATTGGAAAGGGCTTCTTCTCCTTTCTCGAATAATTCCGAGGGAAATCAGCATTTTGAGGATGTTCATTTGAAATAACCAGTGCGTGTGGTTCATGCAACCTTGTTCGTGTTATTCTAGGATTTAATGAATGCCTAACTTTTACATTGCTATGCtgcagagaaaaaagaaaattcttttcAACAGAAAGAGATAAattaccaaacaaaaaacagaatTTGGCACTTCAGTTGTACAGTGAGCATAAAGATGACTGAATAGAAAGTCAAGTATACATCATACTCAAGAAACACTGTTTAAGGCTAAAATTGATATAGAACTGTGCCCCAGACAGGAGCGAAGGATAACAGGGTTTGTCATAAGTCAAAATTCTCAAA includes:
- the LOC7493392 gene encoding APO protein 2, chloroplastic, whose protein sequence is MIYVCRRELWLRASQQFLFFVDNGLKHPTFLLILVSPTIKMIITSSVATWKDSGSSSNYPLCVMALYHSKLRASSLKMEPFTVSYDQRSEFLKLSYLHSFQHSNVKVRHSLNPRITRTRLHEPHALVISNEHPQNADFPRNYSRKEKKPFPIPIVELRRAARERLKKSKGQPKGRVPPPKKGLIVQSLLPLAYDVFNARITLINNLRKLLKVVPVHACGWCDEIHVGLEGHPFKSCKGKRATLRNGLHQWTNAAIEDVLVPVEAYHLYDRLGKRITHEERFSILQIPAVMELCIQAGVHIPEYPTKRRRKPIIRIGKREFADADESDLPEPLLEVPLKPLLTEISISEAVAPANEEEKTLLAEETLRAWEKMRKGAKRLMQMYRVRACGYCPEVHVGPSGHKAQNCGAHKHQQRNGQHGWQSAVLDDLIPPRYVWHVPDVVGLPLRRELRNFYGQAPAVVEICFQAGAAVPDQYKSTMRLDIGIPSSVKEAEMAV